The following are from one region of the Micromonas commoda chromosome 12, complete sequence genome:
- a CDS encoding predicted protein — MEEIDAEESEEARLRAERRESEKEREDERRANRVAVRDATGASSATGRRKTSVARVTIRPGDGAVTINDRPFDAHIPDINHRAMMIRPFLVTDTMGLFDVHASVRGGGLSGQAQAIRHGLARALELYEPDFRPALKKEGMLTRDPRKVERKKPGRKKARKAFQWVKR, encoded by the coding sequence AtggaggagatcgacgcggaggagagcgaggaggcgcggctGAGGGCGGAGCGAAGGGAGAGCGAGAAGGAGCGGGAGGATGAGCGAAGGGCCAATCGTGTGGCGGTGCGggacgccaccggcgcgtcctcggcgactgGTCGAAGGAAAACCTCCGTGGCGAGGGTGACCATCcgcccgggcgacggcgccgtcaccATCAACGACAGGCCGTTCGACGCGCACATCCCCGACATCAACCACCGCGCGATGATGATCCGGCCGTTCCTCGTCACCGACACGATGGGTCTGTTCGACGTGCACGCGTCGGTGCGAGGCGGGGGATTGTCGGGGCAGGCGCAGGCTATCCGGCACGGCTTGGCGCGAGCGCTGGAGCTGTACGAACCCGACTTCAGGCCCGCGCTCAAGAAGGAGGGCATGCTGACGAGAGATCCGAGGAAGGTGGAGAGGAAAAAGCCCGGTCGGAAGAAGGCGAGGAAGGCTTTCCAGTGGGTGAAACGATGA
- a CDS encoding predicted protein yields MSVELIADAIGVPVWALVPVALAAAAVLVFILDGLSHSVLKPGKSPPVIGTTPVFGGMLEFLKGPIGLMARAYPKYGEAFTVPVFHKRITFLIGPKVSEHFFKARDQEMSQKEVYEFNVPTFGKGVVFDVDHITRAEQFRFFANSLKSDRLRQYVGMMVKEAEDYFAKWGDEGEVDLLDALSELIVLTASRCLLGREIRETLFSEVTTLVHDLDKGMVPLSVFFPYAPIEAHRKRDKARKELAAIFDKVIQGRRESGAVEPDVLQTFIDARYKDGSRLSNDQVLGMLIAVLFAGQHTSSITSTWTGLLSIANKERIFPNLEKEQKDVMAKHGDKIDFDILAEMDELHFCIKEALRMHPPLIMLLRQCHVPFEVETTKGKKFVVPKGHIVATSPAFAHRMDEVYSEPNVYKPERFKGESPEDKRAYASFIGFGSGRHGCMGETFAYMQIKTIWSHLLRNFDFELVGKLPEPDYEGMVVGPKHPCTVRYKRRKL; encoded by the exons ATGAGCGTCGAACTCATCGCGGATGCCATCGGCGTTCCCGTCTGGGCCCTCGTGCCCGtggccctcgcggccgcggcggtgttggTCTTCATCCTCGACGGCCTCTCGCACTCCGTGCTGAAGCCCGGCAAGAGCCCCCCGGTCATCGGCACCACGCCCGTCTTCGGCGGCATGCTCGAGTTCCTCAAGGGACCCATCGGGCTGATGGCCAGGGCCTACCCCAAGTACGGCGAGGCATTCACCG TCCCGGTGTTCCACAAGCGCATCACGTTCTTGATCGGCCCTAAGGTCTCGGAGCACTTCTTCAAGGCGCGGGACCAGGAGATGTCCCAGAAGGAGGTGTACGAGTTCAACGTGCCAACCTTCGGCAAGGGTGTCGTCTTCGACGTGGACCACATcacccgcgcggagcagTTCAGGTTCTTCGCCAACTCGCTCAAGTCCGACCGACTCCGACAGTACGTGGGCATGATGGtcaaggaggctgaggacTACTTCGCCAAgtggggcgacgagggcgaggtggacctcctcgacgccctctccGAGCTCATCGTGCTGACCGCGTCCAGGTGCCTCTTGGgccgcgagatccgcgagACGCTCTTCTCCGAGGTGACCACCCTCGTTCACGACCTGGACAAGGGCATGGTCCCTCTGTCCGTGTTCTTCCCCTACGCCCCCATCGAGGCGCACCGTAAGAGGGACAAGGCGcgcaaggagctcgcggccaTCTTCGACAAGGTCATCCAGGGCCGGAGGGagagcggcgccgtggagccCGACGTCCTCCAGACGTTCATCGACGCTCGGTACAAGGACGGCAGCAGGCTCTCGAACGACCAGGTGTTGGGCATGCTCATCGCGGTGCTCTTCGCCGGGCAGCACACGTCCTCCATCACCTCAACCTGGACGGGCCTGCTGTCCATCGCCAACAAGGAACGCATCTTCCCCAACCTGGAGAAGGAGCAGAAGGACGTGATGGCAAAGCACGGGGACAAGATCGACTTCGACATCCTCGCCGAGATGGACGAGCTCCACTTCTGCATCAAGGAGGCGCTCAGGATGCACCCGCCCCTCATCATGCTCCTCAGGCAATGCCACGTCCCCTTCGAGGTGGAGACCACGAAGGGCAAGAAGTTCGTCGTCCCCAAGGGGCACATCGTCgccacgtccccggcgttTGCGCACCGCATGGACGAGGTGTACTCCGAGCCCAACGTGTACAAGCCCGAGCGATTCAAGGGCGAATCGCCCGAGGACAAGAGGGCCTACGCGTCGTTCATCGGGTTCGGAAGCGGCAGGCACGGATGCATGGGAGAGACGTTCGCGTACATGCAGATCAAGACCATCTGGTCGCACCTGCTCCGAAACTTTGACTTCGAGCTCGTGGGCAAGCTCCCGGAGCCCGACTACGAGGGGATGGTCGTCGGCCCCAAGCACCCGTGCACCGTGCGGTACAAGCGCCGCAAACTGTGA
- the IC140 gene encoding flagellar inner arm intermediate chain (In Chlamydomonas the flagellar inner arm dynein is a WD-repeat protein implicated in dynein arm anchoring. This models includes several pfam PF00400.22 WD-repeat domains): MKAVSKELITGDIQFRGALSCFEPAREAIEAADYDPIVLRYNPDDTYGDGANFEVACTKETADRFEFEAQEALALEAAAAEAAAAEAAAEAERNKKPPRARAGPQTIRPWVTDGTTEAEIDAMTIKPDSEPPVVISFSRPRSEFGRAINFGNADALDLFDSSRCEVRPKKEQLEFVTLTHLDAGVQAVPTVSEIEVQATPGPPKPMTTQTEPRLMDPEEARAHTRNGGELATFLKRIQNDLEGMLLENSVFNYYEDDLEILAQYDDDDADEGTGTEEIKETMSFSSLTHSKGRKASCVDWKPSDKLALAVSCVEPHSFEERVEAGGQARPGSVLVWHFTDPINPQYVLEAPVDVHSFAFNPEDSSVIAGGLADGRIVIWDTSEIRDEILAYQLRRSKGGEGNSSIGPPVCRPKQLSEAAMSHVLPVTDIKWLGPVAVNRKGEVTKTEAWNFFATTSADGRVLFWPTELTKNPKTKVMEWTPSHECKMTRGEVPGILQAVSLDFIDLAGGKSTFWATGMAGEVAQCDFKMQEGDETVPMDASRTVSHFHEGPVRSIERSPFFPDVALSVGNWTFKLFKEGSQKPIFSAPTSDVYLSVGAFSPSRPGVVYIAKSNGEIDVWDFTSKSDRPLQTVRVCSGDIGCVKFWPHPEEKKGQLLAVGDAAGVLHVMELPRSLRRAVNGEKDRMEGFLQRETDRVKDVDGRLEGREAQIEELERRLAEEEAEAARRKKEEEAAAAAEEKKKKSSRKTHTEEDKAEEEFDKMERKFLIKLGLVEPNEDELEEGA; the protein is encoded by the coding sequence ATGAAGGCGGTGTCCAAGGAGCTCATCACCGGGGACATCCAGTTCAGAGGCGCGCTGTCGTGCTTCGAGCCCGCCagggaggcgatcgaggccGCGGACTACGACCCGATCGTCCTGCGGTACAACCCCGACGATACctacggcgacggcgccaactTCGAGGTGGCGTGCACCAAGGAAACCGCCGACAGGTTCGAGTTTGAGGCCCAAGAGGCGTTGGCGTTGgaagcagccgccgccgaagccgccgccgcggaggccgccgcggaggctgagcgcaACAAGAAGCCtccgagggcgcgcgcgggtccccaAACAATCAGACCCTGGGTCACAGACGGCACCACGGAGGCTGAGATCGACGCCATGACGATCAAGCCGGACTCGGAGCCCCCCGTGGTCATCTCCTTTTCGCGACCTCGGTCGGAGTTTGGCAGGGCGATCAACTTCGgcaacgcggacgcgctggacCTGTTCGACTCGAGCCGGTGCGAGGTGAGGCCGAAGAAGGAGCAGCTGGAGTTTGTGACCCTGACCCACCTGGACGCCGGAGTTCAGGCTGTGCCCACCGTGAGCGAGATTGAGGTGCAGGCCACGCCCGGTCCCCCCAAACCCATGACCACGCAGACAGAACCGAGGCTCATGGACCCCGAGGAGGCCAGAGCGCACACGCGGAACGGAGGCGAGCTCGCCACGTTCCTGAAGCGCATCCAGAACGACCTGGAGGGGATGCTCCTGGAGAACTCTGTATTCAATTACTATGAAGACGACTTGGAAATATTGGCTcagtacgacgacgacgacgcagacgAGGGGACCGGGACCGAGGAGATCAAGGAGACGATGTCGTTCTCGTCCCTGACCCACAGCAAAGGGAGGAAGGCATCGTGCGTGGACTGGAAGCCTAGCGATaagctggcgctcgcggtgtcTTGCGTGGAGCCGCACTCATTTGAGGAGCGGGTGGAGGCGGGCGGGCAGGCTCGACCAGGTTCAGTGCTTGTGTGGCACTTCACCGATCCGATCAACCCCCAGTACGTCCTTGAGGCTCCCGTGGACGTGCACTCGTTCGCGTTCAACCCGGAGGACTCCAGCGTGATCGCGGGCGGTTTGGCCGACGGTCGCATCGTGATTTGGGACACTAGTGAGATTAGGGATGAGATTCTGGCGTACCAGCTCCGGCGCTCAAAGGGGGGCGAGGGCAACAGCAGCATCGGTCCACCCGTGTGCCGTCCCAAACAGCTGTCCGAGGCAGCCATGTCTCACGTTCTCCCCGTCACCGACATCAAGTGGCTGGGTCCCGTCGCGGTGAATCGCAAGGGCGAGGTGACCAAGACAGAGGCTTGGAACTTTTTTGCCACGACCTCGGCGGATGGAAGGGTTCTCTTCTGGCCAACCGAGCTCACCAAGAACCCCAAGACGAAGGTGATGGAGTGGACACCTTCGCATGAGTGCAAGAtgacgcgcggggaggtcCCGGGCATCCTACAGGCCGTCTCACTCGACTTCATCGACCTCGCCGGGGGTAAGTCCACGTTTTGGGCGACGGGCATGGCGGGCGAGGTTGCGCAGTGCGACTTCAAGATGCAGGAGGGGGACGAGACGGTTCCGATGGATGCCTCCAGGACGGTGTCGCACTTCCACGAGGGACCGGTGCGGAGCATCGAGAGGTCGCCGTTCTTCCCAGACGTGGCGTTGTCGGTGGGCAACTGGACGTTCAAGCTGTTCAAGGAGGGATCCCAGAAGCCGATATTCTCCGCTCCCACGTCGGACGTATACCtctccgtcggcgcgttctCTCCGAGCAGGCCGGGCGTCGTGTACATCGCCAAGAGCAACGGCGAGATCGACGTGTGGGACTTCACCTCCAAGTCCGATAGGCCGTTGCAGACTGTGCGGGTGTGCAGCGGGGACATTGGCTGCGTCAAATTTTGGCCGCACcccgaggagaagaaggggCAGTTGCTGGCTgttggcgacgcggcgggtgtcTTGCACGTCATGGAGCTGCCCCGGTCGTTGCGTCGCGCGGTTAACGGCGAGAAGGATCGGATGGAGGGCTTCCTCCAGCGCGAGACGGACCGCGTGAAGGATGTGGACGGTCGACTCGAAGGCAGGGAGGCGCAGATCGAGGAACTGGAGCGGAGGCTGgcagaggaggaggccgaggcggcgaggcgtaagaaggaggaggaggcggcggccgcagcggaggagaagaaaaAGAAGTCCTCGAGGAAAACGCACACGGAGGAGgacaaggcggaggaggagttcgATAAGATGGAGAGAAAGTTCCTCATCAAATTGGGGCTCGTGGAACCCAACGAGGACGAGTTGGAGGAGGGCGCATGA
- a CDS encoding p-type ATPase superfamily (copper ion), with protein MGPRFGGGGGGGGGGASRLNASATASFSTDDGQRGGDVNVRWLEEVVMLDVRGMHCGGCAANVRRTLEADGSVVSASVNLANESALVRIGVDVPATDEGLTRADTFTNFEDKVVTAVRAVGEKLASAVTERGFPTSVREACGVAVSNVSATDAALSKREDRLRRIRESTKRVVVAWALAATCLIGHAAHMLQGCCPPAFLKVFCSTPVHAGLSVFAMLGPGREIFVDGWNSLKSGGPNMNTLVSLGALASFGMSTAAVMLPKLGWPTFFEEPVMLLAFVLLGRAVEERAKLRATSDMSALLNLLPPTARLVPKGVDEVKEGGEYYRTVPTAVIRPEDTILVLPGDRIPVDGVVVKGVSQVDEAAINGEPIPRAKRVGDEVSAGTVNCDGAITVRVLSSGEETQVAGIVRMVEAAQQREAPVQRLADEVSGKFTYGVMGVSAATFAFWSTIGTKIFPKVLASAAATGANAPLLLGLQMAASVLVVACPCALGLATPTAVLVGTSLGARHGLLIRGGDVLERTHELDTVVFDKTGTLTVGRPVVRKVAVRDGLKEADVIASAAAVEKNSRHPLALAVVAAAPGAVPDVDDGSFRQEPGAGAVGAVRGRTVKVGTLAFVTGGESAGVTIPPEVASIASNSNPGRTPVFVAIDGIVAGVLEMEDEVRADAASAVARLQRRGLRTVLLSGDRQETAESVGMSLGIAREDIYGDVRPEGKAQLVEKLQKGGATVAMVGDGINDAAALAQADVGVAMAGGVGAASEVASIVLLGDSPSQVVDSIELSKATFAKIKQNLGWAFAYNAVGIPIAAGALLPFTGLALTPSVAGGLMGFSSIGVMANSLLLQLTGKKLSKMPESNKVEDDEGGDENV; from the coding sequence atgGGCCCcaggttcggcggcggcggcggcgggggcggcggcggcgcctctcggctgaacgcgtcggcgaccgcgtctttttccaccgacgacggtcaacgcggcggcgacgtgaacgTGCGATGGCTGGAGGAGGTGGTCATGCTCGACGTGCGGGGGATGCACTGCGGCGGTTGCGCGGCGAACGTGCGAAGGACCCTCGAGGCGGACGGTTCCGTCGTGTCGGCTTCGGTTAACCTGGCGAACGAATCCGCGCTGGTGAGgatcggcgtggacgtgccCGCAACTGACGAAGGACTGACCCGTGCTGACACCTTTACGAACTTCGAGGATAAGGTGGTCACCGCGGTCAGGGCCGTCGGGGAGAagctggcgagcgcggtgacggagcGGGGTTTCCCCACGTCCGTCAGGGAGGCTTGCGGCGTGGCGGTGTCCAACgtgtccgcgacggacgcggcgctgagcaAACGCGAGGACAGGTTGAGGCGAATTCGGGAGAGTACCAAGCGGGTGGTGGTGGcgtgggcgctcgcggcgacgtgtctGATTGGACACGCGGCGCACATGCTTCAGGGGTGCTGCCCCCCGGCGTTTCTCAAGGTGTTTTGCAGCACGCCGGTGCACGCGGGTCTGTCCGTTTTCGCCATGCTCGGCCCCGGGAGGGAGATATTCGTGGACGGGTGGAACTCCTTGAAGAGCGGCGGGCCCAACATGAACACGCTGGTGTCcctcggggcgctcgcgtccttcggcatgagcacggcggcggtgatgctTCCAAAGCTGGGCTGGCCGACGTTTTTCGAGGAGCCGGTGATGCTGCTCGCGTTCGTCCTGCTCGGCAGGGCGGTAGAGGAGCGAGCCAAGCTccgggcgacgagcgacATGAGCGCTCTGCTCAACCTCCTTCCCCCGACCGCGAGGCTCGTGCCCAAGGGTGTCGACGAGGtgaaggagggcggcgagtaCTACCGCACGGTGCCCACGGCTGTGATCCGACCCGAGGATACCATCCTGGTCCTGCCGGGTGACAGGATCCcggtggacggcgtcgtggtgAAGGGCGTGAGccaggtggacgaggcggcgataAACGGCGAGCCCATCCCGCGAGCcaagcgcgtcggcgatgaggtGAGCGCCGGGACGGTCAACTGCGACGGCGCCATCACGGTGCGGGTGTTGAGCTCGGGCGAGGAAACCCAGGTGGCCGGAATCGTTCGCATGGTCGAGGCTGCGCAGCAGAGGGAGGCGCCCGTGCAAAGACTGGCCGACGAGGTGAGCGGTAAGTTCACGTACGGCGTCATgggggtgagcgcggcgacatTCGCGTTCTGGTCCACGATCGGCACGAAGATCTTCCCAAAggtgctcgcgtcggcggctgccaCCGGAGCCAACGCGCCGCTGCTCCTGGGCCTTCagatggcggcgtccgtgctcgtcgtcgcgtgccCATGCGCGCTCGGTCTCGCGACCCCCACCGCCGTCCTCGTGGGTACGTCTCTGGGCGCCAGACACGGCCTCTTGATCCGCGGGGGTGACGTGCTGGAGCGAACGCACGAGCTGGATACCGTCGTGTTTGACAAAACCGGGACGCTGACGGTGGGCAGGCCCGTGGTGAGGAAGGTGGCGGTACGGGACGGTctgaaggaggcggacgtcatcgcgtcggccgccgccgtggagaaAAACTCGAGgcacccgctcgcgctcgcggtggtcgccgcggcgcccggcgccgtcccggacgtggacgacggcaGCTTCAGGCAGGaacccggcgcgggagccgtcggcgcggtgcgggGCAGGACCGTTAAAGTCGGGACGCTCGCGTTCGTGACGGGCGGTGAAAGCGCCGGTGTGACGATTCCACCGGAAGTTGCGTCCATCGCATCTAACTCCAACCCCGGTCGCACCCCAGTTTTCGTCGCAATCGATGGAATCGTCGCGGGGGTGCTCGAGATGGAGGATGAGGTCCGAGCCGACGCGGCATCCGCGGTGGCCAGGCTCCAGAGAAGGGGACTTCGCACCGTTCTGCTCTCCGGGGACAGGCAGGAGACCGCGGAGAGCGTGGGAATGTCCCTGGGCATAGCCAGGGAGGACATCTACGGCGACGTGCGGCCGGAGGGAAAGGCTCAGCTGGTTGAGAAACTCCAGaagggcggcgccaccgtcgccatggtgggcgacggcatcaacgacgccgccgcgctcgcgcaggcggacgtcggcgtggcAATGGcgggcggggtcggcgcggcgtccgaagTGGCCTCAATCGTACTCCTCGGCGACTCACCCTCGCAGGTCGTGGACTCCATCGAGCTCAGCAAGGCGACGTTTGCCAAGATCAAGCAGAACCTGGGGTGGGCATTTGCGTACAACGCCGTCGGCATCCcaatcgccgcgggcgcgctcctgCCGTTCACCGGCCTCGCGCTCACGCCCAGCGTCGCGGGTGGGCTCATGGGCTTCTCGTCCATCGGGGTGATGGCCAACTCGCTTCTGCTGCAGCTCACGGGCAAGAAGCTGAGCAAGATGCCCGAGTCCAACAAGGTtgaagacgacgagggggGTGACGAAAACGTCTGA
- a CDS encoding predicted protein yields MSQGAGTQDTDDSDPDEGDADYGNAILSGVEAHVVKREEYRCLDAEQVLERQREAVRGVTQVLQVTQDDATQLLRAFKWNVNRVNDEWFGDEEGIREKVGLESSSSAPDEASGMVDDGAEVTCSVCYDEFPASKHTHVGCGHNFCATCWSGYLENAVSDGPSVLDLRCPQEGCKRRVPEPMAKRYLKGESAERLDVFKWRSWVDDNPRVKWCTGAGCEVAVLCHGDRGEGPVDVHCGCGASFCWSCQEDAHRPVDCETVKKWLVKNSAESENMNWILANTKPCPACKRPIEKNLGCMHMVCSQCKFEFCWMCCGKWSEHGERTGGYYACNKYSQSREKEGASEEEKRRAAAKQSLERYTHYYERWAAHGASQTKAAKDLAEMREAKILRLGDLQNTPVSQLKFVLEAMEQIAECRRVLKWTYGYGYYWMEEDGLRKKFFEFIQGDAESTLELLTEAVEKDLEEFFTEEKSLADFADFRGRLTGLTTTVKKYFTTMVTELEEGLPGVGSEVVRAVSLEATPAAEEPPKLRRSARLA; encoded by the coding sequence ATGTCCCAGGGCGCCGGCACCCAGGACACGGACGATAGCGAccccgacgagggcgacgccgactaCGGCAACGCCATCCTCTCCGGCGTTGAGGCGCACGTCGTCAAGAGGGAGGAGTACCGGTGTCTGGACGCGGAGCAGGTGCTCGAACGGCAGCGTGAGGCCGTGCGGGGGGTCACGCAGGTGCTACAGGTCACACAGGACGACGCTACCCAGCTCCTGAGGGCGTTCAAGTGGAACGTCAACAGGGTGAACGACGAATggttcggcgacgaggagggcatcAGGGAAAAGGTTGGGCTGGAgtcgtcctcatccgcgCCCGATGAAGCGAGCGGGatggtggacgacggcgccgaggtgacGTGCTCGGTGTGCTACGACGAGTTTCCCGCGTCGAAACACACGCACGTGGGATGCGGTCACAACTTCTGCGCCACGTGCTGGAGCGGATACCTGGAGAACGCGGTGTCAGACGGTCCCAGCGTCTTGGACCTGAGGTGCCCGCAGGAGGGGTGCAAGCGGCGGGTGCCCGAGCCGATGGCCAAGAGGTACCTGAAGGGAGAGAGCGCCGAAAGGTTGGACGTGTTCAAGTGGAGGTCGTGGGTAGACGATAACCCCCGCGTGAAGTGGTGCACGGGCGCCGGGTGCGAGGTGGCGGTGCTGTGCCACGGGGACCGGGGCGAGGGCCCGGTGGACGTTCACTGCGGATGCGGCGCGTCGTTCTGCTGGTCCTGTCAGGAGGATGCGCACCGCCCGGTGGACTGCGAGACGGTAAAGAAGTGGCTCGTGAAGAACAGCGCCGAGTCGGAGAACATGAACTGGATCCTGGCCAACACCAAACCGTGCCCGGCGTGCAAGCGGCCCATAGAGAAGAACCTGGGGTGCATGCACATGGTCTGCTCGCAGTGCAAGTTTGAGTTTTGCTGGATGTGCTGCGGCAAATGGAGCGAACACGGGGAGCGCACGGGCGGTTACTACGCGTGCAACAAGTACTCCCAGTCCCGGGAGaaggagggcgcgagcgaggaggagaagcgaagggcggcggcgaagcagTCTCTGGAGAGGTACACCCACTACTACGAGCGGTGGGCGGCTCACGGCGCGTCGCagaccaaggcggcgaaggacctGGCCGAAATGAGGGAGGCGAAGATATTGCGGCTGGGTGACCTGCAGAACACCCCGGTGTCCCAGCTGAAGTTCGTGCTCGAGGCTATGGAGCAGATCGCCGAGTGCCGCCGGGTGCTCAAGTGGACATACGGCTACGGGTATTACTggatggaggaggacgggctCCGGAAGAAGTTCTTCGAGTTCATCCAAGGTGACGCGGAGTCCACGCTGGAGCTACTgacggaggcggtggagaaggACCTGGAGGAGTTCTTCACCGAGGAGAAGAGCCTGGCGGACTTTGCTGACTTCCGGGGCCGGCTCACGGGTCTCACCACCACCGTCAAGAAGTACTTCACCACGATGGTCACGGAGCTGGAGGAGGGTCTGCCCGGGGTTGGGAGCGAAGTGGTGCGGGCCGTCAGCCTAGAagcgacccccgcggcggaggaaccCCCGAAACTCCGAAGGAGCGCACGGCTGGCGTGA
- the RSP11 gene encoding radial spoke protein 11, whose product MDVEPLYCAEQINVPPELADVLKSYTKEVVRRQPHDLYEFSAKYFAELAAVARTAVVDIVPPTVDQIKVAFEGSEGVGTLSDLKAKCVGAGIMGSTVDQAFQLGEFEENIADPRTPLVMLLTMTDATFVGIVASLFDVFGAVKDGADDPSLRAGTFLETFITLTEKDPSMTAERLNALKEQLPKGEGDEGKDDDVEITFADVMKTEAFQAILEASE is encoded by the coding sequence ATGGACGTCGAGCCCCTGTACTGCGCCGAGCAGATCAACGTCCCGCCCGAGCTGGCGGACGTGCTCAAGTCGTACACCAAGGAGGTGGTTCGCCGTCAGCCCCACGACCTGTACGAATTCTCGGCCAAGTACTTCGCCGAGCTGGCTgcggtggcgaggacggcggtggtggatatcgtgccgccgacggtggATCAGATCAAGGTCGCGTTTGAAGGTTCTGAAGGCGTAGGGACGCTGAGCGACCTGAAGGCGAAGTGCGTGGGGGCGGGGATCATGGGCTCGACTGTCGATCAGGCGTTCCAGCTCGGGGAATTCGAGGAGAACATCGCGGATCCGAGGACGCCGCTGGTGATGCTGCTCACcatgacggacgcgacgttcgTGGGCATCGTCGCGAGCCTCTTTGACGTGTTCGGCGCCGTGAAGGATGGCGCGGACGACCCCAGCCTCAGGGCCGGGACCTTCCTGGAGACGTTCATCACCCTCACAGAGAAGGATCCCTCCATGACAGCTGAGCGACTCAACGCGCTGAAGGAGCAACTTCCcaagggcgagggcgacgagggtaAGGATGATGACGTCGAAATCACGTTCGCGGACGTCATGAAAACGGAGGCGTTCCAGGCGATCCTCGAGGCTAGCGAGTGA
- a CDS encoding adhesion regulating molecule: MSFDFFNQNAVQPGGGPELGPNGEEILIDVQCGRINVEGKTMKPDDRKGKLRICKATDGLTHLMWGTRAEGMPYNPEDDFIIFPQEAEMKFIPKPGCFVIKFPDDASRNMFFWSQEPAGKIEDDKLVADVNAALNGESPESANEQAQLMQMLGDAGGAGLAARDPSGGPVAARAQAVRAAHEAANSALSSGADETPAVNANAVPETPAAPAKGPDPSAGTAVPPSVVNAEALRAALGSVGATPSSTPGAGAIDAAAMAAALAGANRRAAGPGLSDVLTPDAVGELLRSEDVRQRLMEHLPEEHRSTQDLEELLRTPQFQSQLERFSHALQSGQMDLAQFGLSPGAGFSVADFLSAIQKQVEEKEGGDAMQE; this comes from the exons ATGTCGTTCGATTTCTTCAACCAGAACGCGGTGCAGCCCGGCGGTGGCCCCGAGCTGGGCCCAAACGGCGAAGAGA TCCTCATCGACGTTCAGTGCGGACGCATCAACGTCGAGGGTAAGACCATGAAGCCCGACGACCGCAAGGGAAAGCTTCGGATCTGCAAGGCCACCGACGGTCTGACCCACCTGATGtggggcacgcgcgcggagggcatGCCCTACAACCCCGAGGACGACTTCATCATCTTCCCCCAGGAGGCGGAGATGAAGTTCATCCCCAAGCCCGGATGTTTCGTCATCAAgttccccgacgacgccagccgCAACATGTTCTTCTGGTCGCAGGAGCCCGCGGGGAAGATCGAGGACGacaagctcgtcgccgacgtcaacgcggcgctcaacgGCGAATCCCCGGAATCGGCGAACGAGCAGGCGCAGCTCATGCagatgctcggcgacgcgggcggcgcggggctggcggcgcgcgatccgaGCGGAggacccgtcgcggcgagggcccaGGCGGTGCGAGCCGCGCACGAAGCGGCGAACTCGGCCCTTTCTTCGGGGGCGGATGAGACcccggcggtgaacgcgaacgccgtcccggagacgcccgccgcgcccgccaagGGACCCGACCCGTCCGCGGGTACCGCGGTTCCACCCTCGGTGGtcaacgcggaggcgctcagggcggcgctgggcagcgtgggcgcgacgccgtcttcaaccccgggcgcgggtgccatCGACGCTGctgcgatggcggcggcgctggcgggcgCCAACAGGAGGGCCGCCGGCCCCGGCCTGTCGGACGTTCTCACTCCGGACGCGGTCGGTGAGTTACTTCGCAGCGAGGACGTGCGCCAGAGGCTGATGGAGCACCTGCCGGAGGAGCACCGATCGACGCaggacctcgaggagctccttcGGACGCCACAGTTTCAGAGCCAGCTCGAGAGGTTCAGCCACGCGCTGCAGAGCGGCCAGATGGACCTGGCGCAGTTCGGACTCAGCCCTGGCGCGGGTTTCAGCGTTGCCGATTTCCTCTCCGCGATCCAGAAGCAGGTGGAAGAGAAggagggaggcgacgcgatgcAAGAGTAG
- a CDS encoding predicted protein gives MAKSTNHTAHNQSYKNHRNGIKKPKKQAKRSTKGMDPKFLRNQRYCKKGSKLAAAKA, from the exons ATGGCCAAGTCCACCAACCACACCGCGCACAACCAGTCGTACAAGAACCACCGCAACG GCATCAAGAAGCCCAAGAAGCAGGCGAAGAGGTCGACCAAGGGCATGGATCCCAAGTTCCTCCGCAACCAGAGGTACTGCAAGAAGGGCagcaagctcgccgcggctaaGGCGTAA